Proteins co-encoded in one Micropterus dolomieu isolate WLL.071019.BEF.003 ecotype Adirondacks linkage group LG19, ASM2129224v1, whole genome shotgun sequence genomic window:
- the fgfbp2a gene encoding fibroblast growth factor binding protein 2a yields MWTSTMLLLLACCLWSAEAQSEGSRRQSIWDDQITFHTKVKDLCTMIITGHGEYTRLRLSCQGSKRTYWCEYVGKPYTCSSYNKNPRHYFVQMMWGLRKLYNACQGPRQIQPHMCRKATNDSQMVFSSASFSRSSPEDPSRSGTRPPARSPRPQPRPAPTRPDSARQASTKNIRVTPRVKTTKTTSPQPTTPPAESKAKKMARQYCWRSLQGICSYVIGLFRN; encoded by the coding sequence ATGTGGACCAGCACTATGCTGCTACTCCTCGCCTGCTGCCTTTGGTCAGCTGAGGCTCAGAGTGAAGGCAGTAGGAGACAAAGCATCTGGGATGATCAAATCACATTTCACACCAAAGTCAAGGACCTGTGCACCATGATCATCACTGGTCACGGGGAATACACGAGGCTGAGGCTGTCTTGCCAGGGAAGCAAACGCACCTACTGGTGTGAATACGTCGGCAAGCCTTACACCTGCAGCTCCTACAACAAAAACCCTCGTCACTACTTTGTCCAGATGATGTGGGGCCTCAGAAAGCTCTACAATGCCTGCCAGGGACCAAGGCAGATCCAACCTCATATGTGCAGGAAGGCAACTAATGACTCTCAGATGGTTTTCTCATCTGCTTCCTTCTCCCGGTCATCGCCTGAAGATCCTTCTAGGTCAGGAACAAGACCACCAGCACGGTCTCCAAGACCTCAACCTCGTCCTGCCCCTACAAGGCCTGATTCAGCAAGGCAAGCTTCCACAAAAAACATTCGAGTGACACCaagagtaaaaacaacaaagacaaccAGTCCACAACCAACGACACCTCCAGCGGAGAGCAAGGCTAAGAAGATGGCTCGGCAGTACTGCTGGAGATCCCTTCAAGGCATCTGTTCTTACGTCATTGGTTTGTTTCGGAATTAA
- the LOC123958060 gene encoding fibroblast growth factor-binding protein 1-like produces MALLTNVAILLILACISHQLMLSSCQKSQGRRGRGMDRRQDRTKPGLKVGRQPKSVSAQPIKGKMVTKDKSECTWEATGEDLFILSVSCKKRDRSFSCEYVSRPAVCPQYSSNVNLYWKQIARALKKQKNLCQDSRALVRAGMCRRAAREANFRLHNAQRKTDSPSIPLPTPRAVKSCQPDNKKRAEEYCNDSWSSVCTFFFTMVQDYDC; encoded by the coding sequence ATGGCTCTCCTCACCAATGTCGCCATCCTGCTTATTCTGGCTTGTATTTCCCATCAGCTGATGTTGAGCAGCTGTCAGAAAAGCCAAGGGAGGAGGGGACGGGGGATGGACAGAAGACAAGACAGGACCAAGCCAGGGCTAAAGGTGGGCCGTCAACCCAAATCTGTCTCTGCCCAGCCCATTAAGGGCAAAATGGTTACCAAAGACAAGTCAGAGTGTACCTGGGAAGCGACAGGTGAGGACCTCTTCATTCTCAGTGTCAGCTGCAAGAAGAGAGACAGGAGCTTCAGCTGTGAGTATGTCTCCAGACCAGCTGTTTGTCCCCAGTACTCTTCCAATGTCAATCTTTACTGGAAGCAAATCGCCAGGGCACTGAAGAAGCAAAAGAATTTGTGCCAGGACAGTCGTGCTTTGGTCAGGGCGGGCATGTGCAGAAGAGCTGCCAGAGAAGCTAATTTCAGACTCCATAATGCACAGAGAAAGACTGACTCGCCTTCCATCCCACTGCCCACACCCAGAGCTGTCAAATCCTGTCAACCTGATAACAAGAAGCGAGCAGAGGAGTACTGCAACGACTCCTGGTCGAGTGTTTGCACCTTCTTTTTCACTATGGTGCAGGATTATGATTGCTGA
- the anxa5a gene encoding annexin A5a, giving the protein MQAYRGSVRPFVNFNAKHDAEVLHKAMKGIGTDEDAILMLLTARSNNQRQEIKAAYKKAYGKDLVSTLKSELGGLFENLIVSLMTPPISYDASQLHKALKGAGTDDNVLIEILASRTSEEIKDIIKVYKKEFNGKLEKDICGDTTGHYQKLLVILLQGDREEGVDEGKIEKDAKDLHAAGEGKFGTDEETFITILGNRSAEHLRKVFDAYKKLSGSDIEDSIEGETTGNLENLLLAVVKCARSVPDFFAELLYKSMRRAGTDDDTLMRIMVSRSEVDMLDIRASFKKKYGASLYTTIKEDTDGDYQKALLYLCGGND; this is encoded by the exons ATGCAG GCGTACAGAGGCAGTGTGAGACCTTTCGTCAACTTCAACGCCAAACATGATGCTGAAGTCCTTCATAAAGCCATGAAAGGAATCG GTACGGATGAAGATGCAATCCTCATGCTTCTGACAGCACGCAGCAACAATCAACGCCAGGAAATTAAGGCAGCGTACAAAAAGGCCTATGGAAAG GACTTGGTCAGCACATTGAAATCAGAGCTTGGTGGCCTGTTTGAGAACCTGATTGTGAGCTTGATGACACCACCTATCTCATATGATGCTTCCCAACTGCACAAGGCTCTCAAG GGCGCCGGTACTGATGACAACGTGCTGATTGAGATCCTGGCCTCCAGGACCAGCGAAGAGATTAAAGATATCATCAAAGTGTACAAGAAAG AGTTCAACGGCAAGCTGGAGAAAGATATCTGCGGTGACACCACAGGGCACTATCAGAAACTACTGGTGATCCTCCTGCAG GGCGACAGGGAGGAGGGAGTAGACGAGGGAAAGATCGAGAAAGACGCTAAG GACTTGCACGCCGCTGGTGAGGGCAAGTTTGGCACAGATGAGGAAACATTCATCACAATTCTTGGCAACAGGAGCGCAGAGCATCTCAGAAAAG TGTTTGATGCCTACAAGAAGCTCTCTGGCTCTGACATAGAGGACAGCATTGAAGGAGAGACCACTGGGAATTTGGAGAACTTACTGCTAGCAGTTG tcAAATGTGCCAGGAGTGTTCCAGATTTTTTTGCTGAACTCCTGTATAAATCTATGAGG CGCGCTGGAACTGATGACGACACTCTGATGAGAATAATGGTGTCGAGGAGTGAGGTGGACATGTTGGACATCAGAGCCAGCTTCAAAAAGAAATATGGAGCCTCTCTTTACACCACTATCAAG GAGGACACAGATGGGGACTACCAGAAGGCTCTACTTTACCTCTGTGGTGGGAATGATTAA